The Penicillium digitatum chromosome 6, complete sequence genome contains the following window.
CCGCAATCCCCGGTTTTGCGGGGACGTGCTTGTGGAGTGCGGTGGCATTATCAAGGCTTTGCAGAGCAAAGCCCATGAATTCGGCATTCTTGTGGCTGACACCTAGAGTCCAGCGGTATTCACACAGCCGGACGCGGTAGAAATCTGCTTCCTCGTTGGTCGGGGCGGTGATCCGAAGGAGCATGCCGAAGGAGCCAATAAGGGAGAAGTTGGTGCGTGCGGAGGCAGGCCAGAAAGAGCGGAGGTGAGCGGGGCGGAGGCGATTGACAAAGTCCATTGCCGAGATCAGGCGCGTTTTTGCGGCAGAGCGGCAGATGTGCGCAAGGTACTGGTCTGTGCCCTCGGCGAGGAGGGAGCGGACGATGCAGCGGTGCAGCGTTATTTCGGTGGCAAAGTAGGCAAGGTGAAGGGCGCCGTTGCGGGCGTGTTCGTCTGTTATTGTTTCGACGAGTTCGCCGGTTGAGGTTTCCATCTTGAGAGATGGTGGAAGGGAGGAGAACCAATCCTTAAGACGGATTTGGGCAGGTTTGGCCTTTTCTAATATCATGCGTGTACGCTGGTTTCCAGCGGCGGAGAACTCTTCAATAGCGTGCAATGTGTAGAAACGGTCGAGGATGTCGGAGAGGATGGTTGTTAGTGCGACCATGTGGCAGAAAAGAAGAGGGCCGTGGCCGACAGCAGTTTCATCGTGTGAGGAGTCAGTGCCGGAGGAAAAGGCGTCCGAGAAGTCCTGCTCCACAAGATCCTTGACAGTCCAGTTGAAGGCGAAAATGTGCGAGGGTCGACCGTGCACCAGCGACGACCATTTATCCTGCATATACAAAGCCCACGCGAGCCGCTTCCGCAAGCCCTTCTCCCACGTATCCATACGCCAGTTCGTGCAGTCCTGGTGCAGGCCCAGCTCAAAGGCGGCCGTGACCAGCTGACCATTTAATGATGCTGTAGCGAGAGTCGACTTCTGTGTCAGCAGAAGCCCGGCTTGTATAGTCGAGACACTGGGGAATTGTAAAGAGTCCATCAGCAGCTTCAAGGCCGAAGCCTCTAGTCGTGCGGCATCGGGTTTGCGCGCGGTTTGCGAGGCGGCACCGACGTCGACGAACTTCAATGTCAAGACGTAGACTGCGGCGAGTAGTAGCGGTGAGAGGCCACGGCGCTCACGGTATGATTGGCGAAACACATCCTCTATCAGAATCGGGAAGGAGGGATGTACATGGTCAAAAAACTTCTCGATCAGGGTTGACCCATAGGGGGCGACCAGGCTCTCAATAACGTCGAGCGACACAGCATGTGAGTCACCGCCAGGCACGGTATCGATAACGCGCATGAAGGTGCCATCGTCGGCACATCTCCGCACACGTGAGTTGGAGACTGTGCATTCGTCGTATTGGTCAAGCGGAAGATAATCCAGCAAGGTTGGTTCCAGCTCAGTGGTCATGCCGATATGTTGGGTTGACTGGTTGAAGAACCCGGGGCGAATCATGCTCACTGCTAACGAGTGAGACTCGGTCTCCAGAATAAGTTGAGTCGATTGTATTGTTGAGGGTCTGGGGGTTGTTAGGGCGCAAGTTCTATCTATACATGCAGCTGAATTATATCCCAAGCCGGTTGGAATCTCATACCGCTTAATTGCTTCTGTGGGCTCCTGCCCCTCAtccaattttcttttcttggatGTAACCTCGGATTGGGATGTGAGGCTGAAGGTACAATCCTGGCGATGAAAATCGCATGAGTAGCATTTGTTGACCATTTCGTTCATGGCACACCTGCTCTTTCTGCGGAGACAAGCGTCACAGCTAGCTCCATTCCGTACGCGGGGAAGAGTCGAGTTGATGGAGATGGGCGATGGGGAGAGCGTTGGGGTCGAGCCAGTCTTTCGGCGGAGATCAGGGGAATGGGCTTGGGAATAGCCCGAAGGCTGGATAGTGATAACGGTAGCCATGTGGACCGGAACTAGCCCTGGAGGCACGATAATCGGGCAAATAGGAAGGGAGATAGGAACTGTGATAGGGTCTTAACGGAGTTTACTCCAGAGGTGTCACTCCGCAATCTATAGAATCTTATTCAAGATCTCTCTTTTTCTGGATACTCAGAGTCAGTCATTGGATGAGATCGTGATAAGAGAGACACATACGCTTATCAGACCATTTAAAAAATAGTCGGTTATCTCCCAAGTTCACGATAATCCAAAGCCGGCACCGGAGATCAAAAAGAGATGTATATCAAGCAGATGAACCTGCAAGGGATTGCATCAATATGAGATGCCGAATAGTTCGCTCCGTCATTCCTACCCGTCAAAGATCTGGGGAATAGAgtgaaggagaaagagagagagagagaaagaatgAATTCCATGATGACATCGATCTACGATCTAATAGGTAATATAAACCCTTTAATACCGAAAATGTTGTCACATTCCCGAGTACCAGACGCTCAGCTTTTTGCTCTCGTAACGAAAACCTCTTTAAGTTAAGCAGACCGGACAATTATGACACTCTAATTGTCACAGATAAGCTGGCTCTTGCTGATTGGTGCTGAAACCAAACAGTGCATTACGTACTGAATATCCTTAGGTCATCATTTTCACCTACATAGGTTGTAGGTCTGCCTGGTTGGGAGATGGATCAAATAGTTAGATAATGAGAACTTATAACCCGATTCCGATTTTTTCAAGATCAATGAAATCTCACCTTTTTTCCCGCTTCCATACCCCAGGGATTGTCTTCCTGCATGACCAAGTGGCTTTCTGACTGGTCGAGTGAGCAGTGTACCTAGGATCTCCCGGGCCAATCACCGCTCGGTGATAACGGCTCTACACCCAACCAATCACAGCATGTCCCATCCTACGCAGTAGCTCCCGAGGAACGCTGCACTCAAACTGTGGGGTGAACATAATGTGGAGGGAAATGCCAGCCTATGTGCACTCTATGCACTCTATGCACTCTATGCAGATCGAGTACCTAGCTGTGTTTGACTGTGCAATCTGATATGTAATGACGTTCCAAAATAGGACGTTTCTAGCTTTGCAAATGCTACCGAGGTAGTCCCCGGAGTGGAACACCCCGGAGTCCAGGATACGTTCCCCGGCACATGCTATGTCCCGACAACATGCTTTGGTGGCAAACAGAGCACGGAATTGGCCATACGGAGGCCTAGAGTGTGTAAAAAGAAATTAGCTGCAATGGTTGGCCCGGGAAGGTTTCTACTCTGAATCATCAATTTCCCCATATGTACCTATGGTATGTCAATCCAAGGTTGAATTCCTGCCCCCCTCCAAACTGAGAAAAATGACGCCTTCAAACTCCTTGCTCCGAAAAATGAGGCACCGACGGTGAAAATGCGATCGACTTGTGGCGTGTTACTTTTTTACTCCGTGAAGTTGCGCAGCTTGGTCAACTCATCCAGCAGCTCTTGCAAATCTCCATCCGAGATCTTATTCTGAAGACTCGGAATGAGAGACTTGGCCTCCTCGGCATTGTCGCAACACAGACTACCTGTTCAGACGAAGACTCAAGTCAGTGAATCTGTGGTTAccatttctttctttcaacAGTGCTATCCTGGTACAAGCACCCTGGATCGGATTATGTGTGGGCTGGTGGGAGGAGGGGCAGTGCAAAGCAAAACTAACCCAGCTGCGACCGCTCAAACATCTCCAGCTCTGTGTGAGAGTTCAAAAGGCGTTCAACTGCCTTGATGTTCTCCTCGTCCTTGAACCGGGCAAAAACATCCAAGTAATCCAACGTTTTGGTCAAATTCCTATAGAAAAATACAGGTAAGCTTTCGATCTCGACATCGAATGGGATCTGTGGTCCACTTACTCCGGCTCTTCGTATTTGTTGCCCCCGCGccgcttgttctccaagacCTTGTGGATAACGAGTCGGGCTTCTGAAAGTGAGAGGGTGTGCGTGTGCTGGTCAGCGCCCAGCTTGAGCGTAGAGGCGGCTTCGAGCTCTCCTTGCGGCAGCGCGCGCTTGCGGTGCGTGGGTGGGGGCAGTTGGACGCTCATTGTATGGGTTGAAGGGCGAAATTTCGTAGATTTGGGTATGCAGCCCAGTGCGTCTGAACTGCAGATATTGGTGAAAAAGACTTGCCCAAAGCTACTTCGTTGACGCAGTGCATATGGtgcaaagaagatgaggTGACTTGTTTGGCGCGACGTTGATCTCTGCAGTTTCACTTCCGGCATTTCAAGGCGGTGACGCTGTTACCGCCTCTCCCTCGAGACGTAAAAAGCCGACGGGGAAACAGAAATCGTCGTATTTATTTTATTACTACCGATAATATAACAAGAGTTGTTTCTTAAAGTACCAGAGTCttatttttttggttcatgGAGCAAGTCCTATGCCTCATACACAGCTATGCAACAACTCTATACCTTCCGAAAAGCAACATCCCGCGGCAGACGGAAGCTAGCACAGAACATCTGCTTCTTGGGACTAACCAGCCTCACATTGTGAATGGCGAGTTCTACCTCTTGATTACCCTTGCCTCCCACACAGTCGTCGACAGCAATCTTGTGCCCGATACGCTCAGAGATTCTCTCGCAGATATCGATGTGATCATCCACCTCGTTATCTGAGTGTCCCGAGAAACAGTAAACATGGACCATGGGCAGTTTTTGCTCCGTATTGGGCGCAAACATCTGTTCCTCGCCAGCATAGAGCCCGGGGAAGGCATCGAGGAATTCAATGGCGGTAGCAGGCAGGTTCATGACATAGTGATTGACGATGGTAGGACGGGTGTATTTCTTTGGCGCGGGTAGCGGGCTCCCGCTACCTTGCGCAGCCTTACGCTGCTTCTCCCTGCCTACCTTGGGGTGGATAGTAACAGTAAGAGGCTTCGCGTTCAGCAACAAATGACCCGAGGAACGGATAAACTCCCGGCCATCCTGGTTGAAAGGGGTAACGAAATCTTGCACCTTATTACGTGTAATTGCATCCTGCATGACTTCAAACCCATGCGGGTTGAGATCGTTGGCCCAGACGAAGATCTTCTTCCGGCCCGCTGGCACAGCGAAGGGGCCGACGCCGGCCATCACGTCGCAGACCATTTCGCTTGGCTCAAACTTCTCAACCAGGCGGCGATGCTCAGTTTCTAGGCGGCTGTTCCAGTAGACGCGGGCATAGTCGAATCGGAACTCACAGTCCTGCTCGTGCTGGATGACGTTTAGGTCATTCTCACCAGCCAGCAGTTCGAATGGGAAGGTGCGGAACTGGCTATGAGAGCCGACATCTTCGGTCTTATTGATGACGGTTCGAACAGTCGGGTTCTTGTCCATCAGAACCTCGGCAAGTATATGCTTATATGGGAAGTATTGGGCCCGAAGGTTTAGATGCACTGTTTCGTTAGTATTGGATTTAAAGCCAGTGACTCAGACAAACATACAGACATGCCCCACTTGAGTGAAGCCTTGAGGGATCTCTTCCATGAGTTCCTCCGGTAGAATCGATGAGATAATCTCAGCTATAATAATGTCAGCATGGAATATTTAGCCCAAGAGAGAACACAATGACAAGCATACCGTATGACCAGTAGTCATATTCCAGCAGCAATTCATAAGGCCCCAAGGCGACCGTTCCCTTACTTACGAGCTCGTTGATAGTAGATGACCATGTTTCCCTATCTATAAACTCGAATTAGAGCTAAAAATCAATGTTACGGCCAAAATATGCCCAATGAACCTACCGTCAAGCTTCAGGTCTTCGCGCAATAGCATAGCCTTCCACACCTTGCCATCTTGATCCTTCACCTCGCGGATAGGGCTAATGCGTGGCAATGCCAGGATGTCACGGCTCTTGACCAAATCCTTCCGCACGTTTGAAATATCGCTTGTTTTAAAAACCCGGGCGACAGAGAGGGGCACGTGTCTTCGGAAAAATGACCGGTCGAGTGTACGCATGGCACGGTTCACAGGTGGTCGAAACATGGCAGGGGTCTCGTTGAGCGTAGCCTGCTCGGAAGTTGGATCTGTCGGTTTCATTGGAAGTGGAGAGTGTTTAATTTTGGCCTGTTACGGATTGTCTCCTTGGGCGAAGCTCGAGGCGCATTGCGGCGCGATAATTTATCTCTTATCGTTCACGTGACATTCTTATCTAGATCTAGCTTGGAAGCACATGTGGCATGGGGAACAAGATGTGTCGGAATCAGTCTTTAAAAGATCTTGGATATTAGTTGTGCGATGTTGACTTCGAGGAATATCTGAACAATGGTGAGTGCTCATTTAGGGAATAGTGATCGGTTTTGTTTCTCCCCTATGCTGCAGTTTTTTGCATAAAAGGACATGTCCTCTCTAGTATTTGCTATGTCTCCTCGCAGATCAACATTACGTGTCGGGCACATCGTAAACATGTCATGCTAACTTTAAGATAGGCTCCAATATGGCCATAGATTACGTCACTATATGCCCCGTCAAACTGCACAGGGATCTTCTTGGTCGAGCGGTGCTAGGCCGAATTCTCAGGCTGAATAGTGGGGTGGAAGCATCGTTTTTATTGGACTGATAAAGCTTTTCAGATTTTCTCATTCTTGTATGCTGGGTTTGTCCATTAATGATACAGGCTCAAAATTGCCCTGCTTGTATAAAATGTCGAGACGATTACACAATAATCGCAGATCGCAAGGCTAACAGATAATCGTGACAGTTCGTAAGATAGGTGGCCCAGCTGAGCCAAAATTATACTGAATACCTGACTAACATTCTCTGAAATTAATGCTGTTAGTCTCTGCTGCTTGTACAATCCAAATTGCCCCTTCAATAGGGTTTCATCCCCTCAATAAGAGAACGGTCCAGTTCCCTTTGGGCTTCCAGATTGGAAACGCGGTGTTGCAGCTTGTTAATTTCgccatctttcttctttaATGCCAGCCGCGTCAAATCTCGCCCACGAATGATTCCTTGCGTCTTCAAGTCCTGCCGGTCAAGCAGCGAGACCACCTCATCATGCGCTTTGTTTGGTAAAACAACACTGTGCTTTTCCAGAATAGCAAGCAGACTCTTCGCAAGATCTGAGGTGTCAAACTTAGAATCTGCAGAGAGGACGTCGTTGTATTTGCTAGGTGTAGGTGTCATACATAGTTCCGCGGACGAGGGAGGAAACATATCGGTGCGGGAGGAGCGGGAGGAGAATGGCGTCGCTGGTGCAGACTGATCATAGATGGAATTAAAATTGGTGACTTCCGCCAATTTGCGCTTGCCGGGTGAGGTAACCGCGGCGGTGCGGGGGGTCTTGAACGGGGATTCGGGATAGAAGTTGGGTTGTGAGATGAAGCCCTCGGTCTGGCTAGAAGAGAGTGCCTTGAAAAGCTCATCATTTTCATCCGAGTCGTTGTTCCAACCAAAATCATCCGACGCTTCTGAAATCATTCTGGCCTTGGCTGTCTTTGGGGGCGACTTGAAGTTGCGCTGTGGGGTATCGATGAATCTGCGCTCAGTTTTTGGAGTGAGTAGTCCGTTGTTCATACGTCCTGGAGTCCGTCTTGATGGCGTAAGCGAGATAGGGTCGAGCTCAGATCGAGAGTTGGCTAGAACGGCTGCTTGCTCACGCATTGTAGCGTCATCTGCCCACAGGAAGAAGCTGCATTTTAAATGTGACGGTTGCGCACAAGTCCAAACTATTTTATGATGTCAGTCAGCCACTTTTTATCATACCCTTCAAGCATCATCCAAGGCTTCGGGAGCAAGATTCGACATACACCATTTCCCGAAATTTGGTCCCTGTTTCTTAGTTTCACGGCGAACGGCGACAGGACGTTCTGGGCAGTTGCAACACCAAAGACCATCTTTGAAGAGACCACGGCGTAGAGGCGCCGTAGTTCCTGGTGAGCCGGGGAATTTCTGAGGTGAGGACATTTTCTACAGTTTTCCCCCAGATGTTGTTCGCGAAGGGAGGTGAACGTTGTCGCCATGGAAACTGGCTTATCTTATCTGGACTCCACGAGGTCTTGGCATTTTTGAGACATTTCATCCCCAGGTGGATTCTCACGCTATGACTAGAATTTAGGATATGGAGAACAATCCGAGATAATCTCgccttgtactccgtatattgATTCCGATTTCAGATGACCTCATATACTGGTGATGCTGATGGTCTGCACACATTCAAGGCCATCATTATCAAGAAGCATCTTCCCACGTCAATCCTCCAAGCACACCCAAGATCCAGCCCTCGTGATTCGACAAAATGCATACACCATGTGTAGACCCACAGGGGCCACTCTCAACCCTCCCTAAAGAACTATACCTCGCAATATCCGGTTTCCTCCCATCACTATCAGGCCTAAATGCCTTCGCCTGCACTAATGCCACAACCTATGACCTCCTTAACAACATCCTCTATAAGCGCGATGCAACCTCACCAAATCCAAAATCTCTCTTCTGGGCCTCAACAACTGACACCCCCCAACAGCCCTAAAATCTCTCTCCGCAGGCTTCGATATTCAATCAAAAACAGATGCAGACCCACGGCTAAAGGGCTGCACCCCGATCATGTTAGCCGCATTGCACAATAACATCGCAGTACTAAACTGCTCCTGCTAAACAACGAAGCAAACCCAAACACCCGCGACAGAAAATGGATCCGCCCACCGCTGTCCTGGGCCGTCAAAGAGGGCCACCCAGCCATAGTGCAGACCCTGCTGAGTGATGACCGTACAGAAGTCAACTTGCAAGATAAGGTGGGTGATACCGCACTGATGATTTCCGTCAACCACCAGCCCAAGATGATGACGCTGCTTCTCTGTAGCGGGTGGGCGGATCCGCGCGTGTCAAACCAGCAGGGATGGACGCCGCTCAGCCGTGCTGCACGTGAAGTAGATGGAGATGTGGGCTTGCTGCTTGCCAACCATTTGCGGTTGATTCTTGAGGGTAACGATGGTGCTGTGCATTGCCAGCAAGTACTTTTTCTATGCGGCTATCATGGGAAATGTTGACCATGTGCGGTATTTGGTTCAGTACTCTGGGGAGAAGCTTGATCCCAATGCTGAGGGACAGAAGTATGAACGGGGAGCGTTTTCAATTGCGGCTTCGGCAGAGCGGCTGCAAGTTGTACAATTTCTACTAGGGTGGGAGGCTACAGATCCCAATTTGCAGACGCATTGGAAAAGGCAGACGCCTTTATTTGTTGCTGCGGAAAATGGACACGAGCAGATCGTGAGGTTATTGGTTGGATGTGAGAGGGTTGGGTTAGAGATTGCTGATATGCGTGGGACTACGCCGTTGGGGGTTGCGACGGAAAGAAACCACGAGGGGATCGTTAGGCGGTTATTGACTGGGTCTAGACGGGCTGAACCGAATGCTCGTGATGAGAACGGTTAGACGCCGCTGTTTAATGCTGTATTTTATAGCCACTTGGGTGTTGTAAAGCTACTGCTCGAGACGCATGGGATTGATACACAGTTGGATGATACATATGGGAAGACGCCATTACAGGTGGCATTGGAAAATGGCCATCAGCAGGTAGTGGAGGCACTGCAAAGATACGCAGATAGGCTATCATGAATATACTAGTTTCAATAATCATGGCTCGCCCGGTGCGCTGTCCCTGTCATACGCAGCATCTACCGAGTTCTCCCAGCCCCTCAGCACAACCATGAGCGAGCCAGCAAGTGCAAACAAGCAATGGACCGGTGTATAAAATACAATCAGATAGTGGGAATCAAACGGGAGAAGCGATTTCTATGGCGGTATCACAAACGTAGCATAAACAATTCTAACTTCGGAATCTATTCAGCAAGCACGTGCCGCAACATAGCACCAAACGAATCAGCAAGTTTGAGAATCTCCGTAATCTCGGGCTTGATGGGTTCACCCGCGGTACGGCGAAGTTGGTCTTGCTTCTTTGTTCGCCGACGGCGCTCTACGGCGATAGGATCGTCCATGTCCTCATCTCCAGAGTCTTCATCAGAGGCATCAGACGCTTCATCCGAGATGGTGAGGTCCTCGAGATCAGCCTGTAAACCCAGCATTAGCTTTgaaaatccaaaatcaatTCTGTAATCGAGTGGGTGGAAAACACATACTTCGTCAAGACCAAAATCACTACCCTTGAAAGTTGTAGCTCCTGGAATGGTCTCCCCAGATGTACCTTCAGCAGCCATCTTTTGGCGAGTCTTGTTCAGATGCCAGCGTTTCCGGTCTTCTTGCCATTTGATAAGCTGATTGATTTCCGTGAGAGCAAGGTCTTTGTCGATCTGACCAACTCCAACAGCTCCTTGGAACAAAGCATTAATGTCCATTTTACCTCCGGCGGGGCCATTGCGCAGGAAATCGAGAATCTCTTCGATCCAGCCCATTAGAGACTGGAATAGGCCGTTATCATGCCGGTGCACTTCGTGGATGAACTTGTAGAAGTTTGCCTCGTGGCGAGCGCACAGGTCGATGAAAGCCTGCACTGTTTGGTTCGGATCGGCAGACGCATCCTGGCGCTGGGCACTCTCAATCACACCAATAGCATCTTCGGCGAATAGAGCAAAGTCCGTAATGCTGTTGTATACGTTGGCAGATTTGTAAACCCGGACGAGCGGCTCGTAGAAGATGGTGAACAGATCACGGAAGAGCTGCAGTGTGACTGGCTCCTCCACAAtgctcatcatcatcgcctTATCGCGCTGGCGAGTGTAAAGCTTCAGAAGCTGTTTCATGTGAGCGAACCATTGAGCGCCCTGTTGCATTTCCAGGTCTACATTCTCCACAGCATAGTTCCAGGCCACGTAGCCGTTGAACACCTTGCCAATCTGGTCCGGTGTGAGTTCAGGTGACAGTAGTTCGGAGCGAAGGATGGCAACAATTATGTCGACATCGTCGGTAACAGCTTCTTCTCTAAT
Protein-coding sequences here:
- a CDS encoding TRNA (Guanine) methyltransferase Trm5; this translates as MKPTDPTSEQATLNETPAMFRPPVNRAMRTLDRSFFRRHVPLSVARVFKTSDISNVRKDLVKSRDILALPRISPIREVKDQDGKVWKAMLLREDLKLDDRETWSSTINELVSKGTVALGPYELLLEYDYWSYAEIISSILPEELMEEIPQGFTQVGHVLHLNLRAQYFPYKHILAEVLMDKNPTVRTVINKTEDVGSHSQFRTFPFELLAGENDLNVIQHEQDCEFRFDYARVYWNSRLETEHRRLVEKFEPSEMVCDVMAGVGPFAVPAGRKKIFVWANDLNPHGFEVMQDAITRNKVQDFVTPFNQDGREFIRSSGHLLLNAKPLTVTIHPKVGREKQRKAAQGSGSPLPAPKKYTRPTIVNHYVMNLPATAIEFLDAFPGLYAGEEQMFAPNTEQKLPMVHVYCFSGHSDNEVDDHIDICERISERIGHKIAVDDCVGGKGNQEVELAIHNVRLVSPKKQMFCASFRLPRDVAFRKV
- a CDS encoding Zinc finger, GRF-type, producing the protein MSSPQKFPGSPGTTAPLRRGLFKDGLWCCNCPERPVAVRRETKKQGPNFGKWFWTCAQPSHLKCSFFLWADDATMREQAAVLANSRSELDPISLTPSRRTPGRMNNGLLTPKTERRFIDTPQRNFKSPPKTAKARMISEASDDFGWNNDSDENDELFKALSSSQTEGFISQPNFYPESPFKTPRTAAVTSPGKRKLAEVTNFNSIYDQSAPATPFSSRSSRTDMFPPSSAELYLAKSLLAILEKHSVVLPNKAHDEVVSLLDRQDLKTQGIIRGRDLTRLALKKKDGEINKLQHRVSNLEAQRELDRSLIEGMKPY
- a CDS encoding Fungal transcriptional regulatory protein, N-terminal gives rise to the protein MATVITIQPSGYSQAHSPDLRRKTGSTPTLSPSPISINSTLPRVRNGASCDACLRRKSRCAMNEMVNKCYSCDFHRQDCTFSLTSQSEVTSKKRKLDEGQEPTEAIKRPSTIQSTQLILETESHSLAVSMIRPGFFNQSTQHIGMTTELEPTLLDYLPLDQYDECTVSNSRVRRCADDGTFMRVIDTVPGGDSHAVSLDVIESLVAPYGSTLIEKFFDHVHPSFPILIEDVFRQSYRERRGLSPLLLAAVYVLTLKFVDVGAASQTARKPDAARLEASALKLLMDSLQFPSVSTIQAGLLLTQKSTLATASLNGQLVTAAFELGLHQDCTNWRMDTWEKGLRKRLAWALYMQDKWSSLVHGRPSHIFAFNWTVKDLVEQDFSDAFSSGTDSSHDETAVGHGPLLFCHMVALTTILSDILDRFYTLHAIEEFSAAGNQRTRMILEKAKPAQIRLKDWFSSLPPSLKMETSTGELVETITDEHARNGALHLAYFATEITLHRCIVRSLLAEGTDQYLAHICRSAAKTRLISAMDFVNRLRPAHLRSFWPASARTNFSLIGSFGMLLRITAPTNEEADFYRVRLCEYRWTLGVSHKNAEFMGFALQSLDNATALHKHVPAKPGIAELMALSGKNAPPMPTSALGSYDDAMMDAAGTGASSSVISGLASPATSVSDMDDGEGMASMAPL
- a CDS encoding RNA polymerase II, Rpb4, core, with protein sequence MSVQLPPPTHRKRALPQGELEAASTLKLGADQHTHTLSLSEARLVIHKVLENKRRGGNKYEEPENLTKTLDYLDVFARFKDEENIKAVERLLNSHTELEMFERSQLGSLCCDNAEEAKSLIPSLQNKISDGDLQELLDELTKLRNFTE